The sequence below is a genomic window from Uranotaenia lowii strain MFRU-FL chromosome 2, ASM2978415v1, whole genome shotgun sequence.
GTTTCCGCAAAAAAATTCTTTGGCCGTAATTTACAAAATCTATTTGGCAACACGTCCAGATACGCTTGGACTGAACGACGCTCGTTCAAAAGCTACAGTACTCTGAATAGTACGCCTGCTAGTACCCTTAAAACCATCAGACTTTTGCTGAAGTGTGCATGGGATATTTTTGAGAGCACTAGTGCGGATGAACTTGAAAAGGCGTGCCGAAGAgcattgaataattttaatgatGTGCAGACTAGGCAGCAAAAGCCTACGTATTTTAATAAACTTGAACAACTTTAAACtactaacatttttttcttcaatacaaTACTTAGTAATTGAAACCCAACCGTTTGTTTGCTTTCTTCACCCTTCTGGAGTGAAAAATATAGAGAACCGAACGGCTTTGATTAACACTATCCTATCAGAATTGGGCTTATGTCTTGGTCTTAGTCTTGTTGAAATCCTTCCGAAGTGACGTTTCTCGATTAGAGCGCGTCTTTGGAATCTGATTTTGAGTCATCTCAAGTTACCTCAGTTAATTGAACCTAATTAGACTCAgcttcagcttttttttaacaaaaaaaaaatcagtttgtcAGATTTAGATCCAGCATTCACATTTCCTGGTTGACATCTCAAATTTCGATATCGGCTATCaattcaaatgcagtttccaaATTAATGTTCTGATTTCAGGCTTAGATGATGAATTCAAACCTGAACGCGTTCAAAACGTCTATCGTATATTAAACTCGATAAACATGAACGTAGGACACGGCTTTATGCTAAgggtatcgaaaaaaaaacgataacgaTGAGAGAATGAATGCCTAAATGCTCGGTGCTCGGtagttgtatttattttttttcttgcgtatactgcccctactcgcataacagtcccatatgaattttcgtcattttttatctaacctgacagttcgtcattttgaacattttacttcaatatacaacaataaaaaaagagactttgttctagaaattacgaaaaaaatatcaactagtgactgtcccatatgaaatatacccgcataacagtcccatatgtgaaataccacggatgtaGTTAACTTACTATGTTCCTTTCAGTGAAAtgatctttgatttattgctttaagTCATTTAAACAAGATGCAACTCACTTGATGTTGAATTATGCACACTACACAGTGAATTTAACTACAATTTTTGAAAGACAGGCTAACATAAAGGATAATGGTCTTCCTGTGAGAAAAACTAAATATCAGAAACAACTAAAAACCATgataagattcaacttacaatgtagaATTCATGAACTACATTTACAAGTTCAGAAATGATCAAACTTCAGTCTTAGAAGGTAGCTTGGTGAGCAAaccatattctgtatgggactgttatgcgagtagatttgaaaaaggtctcgaatatgcccgcataacagtcccataacaaaCAAATATGGTGCTCCAGACCACCAGTtaccaaatttcgaaaaatacaggtcctacgatttattatgacaacctagaacatattccattaaacgatttttgtttatgctgaaagctgtggtcacaatttaaaaatgtattccaaaacagaaaaagctgattttctcgcttgctcgtttttgcatatgggactgttatgaaagtaggggcagtatagaTTGGTAGGTATTATCAATTTATTGGCATTGACACTCCTACGCACAATCGATCAGAAATGTTGATCTAAACAGATGTCTCTTAAAGGAAGCATCTTCGTGGGGCAAAATTCTTTCGCGAAATTTAATTTGCACTTCTATATAGTAGTGTtgtcgtaagacgtaattctacctCAAAAGAATAAGGATCGAGCAAATCAAGAAAGCTGTTTCTGCCTACGGTCGGCACAGTGCAGTgaaatgacaataaaatgaatCATTCAAGAAGACTTATGTGAGTACTCCAAATATCTAATGCCTCTTTAAAcgattattttcttttatttccgCCAGAACGTCCCGAGAACAACGAACATGATGCTATGGTGACCGAAAGTGATAAACGAGTAGCTTGCATTGAGGAACAACTGGACGCCATCCTGGCTAGACTAGCCGAACGAGAAGATCAAATCTCCTACATTCGGAACAGCATAGCTTATACCGGGaaatatatgaagaaaaaaataagagcaTTAAAACGACAACACTTCACACACTGCTTGAATGAGGGTCAACACGAACGGAAACGGCTCAAACTAATCACTTTTCCCATTCCCGATCAGGAGTATTTTGACCGATTGGAAGCGACACTCGACGACAATGAGGATTTACAAAAGGAACTTATCACAAGGTTTTATATGGCACCCCAAGATTCTGCGTACAAATTCTTTCGCTGGAATTTACCCCTTCTGTTTGACAACACCATTAGATATTCTTGGACTGGACGAGCGTCAAGCCTCATTGCTCCGAATCGGATACCCGCCTGTTACCTTAAAACCGTCAGACTGTTGCTGAAATGTGGTGCGGAAATCTTTCATCAGGCTAGTGCGGATACTCTTGAGAAAGAGTGCAGGCTTGCATTGAGACATTTGCATTCTAGTCAAGATCAAGTTGGCAAACGAAGGCTTGCAGAAATGAGGAAAAAACGAAATGATTGATAATCGTATAATCGTATACCTACATTTTTAAGGAAAGCTTGAATGACCATGCAAttaaacaaaacttcaaaactcgTACCTAAATGTTgtctttttcatttaaaaatggctgtctcggtgtgctttgctacaccttccaaaaatacttgacatttgtaaaaattattaaattttgttgtaggTATCATTTCAATTAATATACGCATAAATCCAGCCTGAAAAAGGAAGGGTCCTAAATTATTCGTAAGCAAACAATCTCTCTTATAAACGATTGTTCCTTTTGATTGACAAGTGCTCTATTTAAGCTGAAAAAAGCTGTACGGGAATCCCCTCCCCCTTACTCTTTTCCATTCTCCACTGTTTGAACGAGGTAGGGTTCCTAATAATCATACTAATTTTTTCAAGGtagaagggaggggtctcaataatcatagaaatattcctcatattctattttttttcctcatattctatttttttttggagaaaatgtaaatattttaaaaagtatttttttaaggaCGAACAcccacatataggatctcagtgaaacttcatgtttctttgaagagatctaaattctacttaagactaaagcgtacatctttacAGGGTTTAATGACTAGCATCCTACTGATGCTAATACCACCAgtccacagaaagagtactatgtgtgccgtgaccgagactcgatctcatgacctttggcttagaagacttgaacgctatcctctaggccatggTCGGCGGCTAAAATAGTTTACCAGttgtgaaaaacaaatacagGAGCCCTCCTCCCTCTCCATATTCTACACTGGAGGGGTAAAGGGATACCAATGATTCaggaaaatatttatcatatcctaataccatcccatgaaaaatttggttccatttactcgaTGTGTACATTCACAGTTATATAAAAAGTTCCATGCCAAAGGTCGTTCCATGTGCTCGATTAGTTATccaattatgcaaaaaattgcagAGAAGCCCCCCCTGGGATGGGtgccaaatattcattgaaccatttcttGTACCCTAACACCTCGAAGAATGAGAtaagaaattcagaaagtctaTGAAAATATGTTCAACTATCGCACATCATtccaatcattaaaaaaactatAAGAATAAGATTACTTAGGTtatggggatgaataaaccaagtggtttaaaatcccgaaaaaaaagaaaaaaaataacttaggttaaatttttaatcaaaaaaaaaatttttctctcaaaccataagccaaaaaaaaaaattgttgtaaatggaatttgaattttcgaTACCGAAGCTCATAAATGTTCTTCAATGATGAGTGTTACCTAGTTAcgttttttctattctttttaaaaacttgagaatatttttttctcaggcattatttatttgaaactagAATTGCTAGCTAATATCTTAATTCTCTATTGAATTGGGAtaataaagctatgatcatttagtatccggataCTTAATTTCTATGATAGCTATATTACTAGAGATTGGATATGCAAAactgtttgagatattcacaatgcaaaaagacatggtaaaaataattttgcacaaatttgcgacTTTTGCGCATTCTGCGCcccgaaaattcttcattgttgacttgaaaactcatgaactgttgattttttctgattttttttttggatcaaatggttaagaagtataaggagccactttaggatccacacgaagttcaaaccaagcatcagtgtggaacccttgatcttaaatatggtaaaatgtctatggttattgggaaaaactgaatgcagaccccttaaataatgcaataaatccatttccggcaggtaAAAAGTGATGCCTGCCTTGCAGACACCATGTAAATATTTGAAAGTGAGCATTTAAATAGATCacaatctgtgcaaccgatttttacgcaatgtgacagatatgttctgatggacgacgaaatttatgttaaaatcggttttaagagatcaaattcttcgagatgcctactcatgaaaaggtccACCTCATCCCTAcaccaaccagattccaattgctttttccaggtgagtgtgtaaaatatcatgatgtTGCAGAGGTTTTGCTTTtgcggtaaaaaaaaaaagatcaatactTAACTTTAAAAGGTgtgcaaagaaaaaaagggaTTTTATGAAAaggtaagagtatttcttgaaatcatagatttttttttcaaacatttttagattaaatgtcatattaacaccttcatttcctccatagaaagtttttcgatcaaatgaatagtttttaaaatacacacgtttgtaactgcccggattctaaatgatcatagccttactatgaattttatgccaaaaaatttatctgtttctcaattattttgattatttaaataatgcacaaatcagttgatttttttaaaattataaatatagttttcaatgttttacaGTACTGAATCATGCTAAAGatattaaaaagcatttttttttttttataaattactttatttgaaacggctcatacctttgagttttaaggagccaaactcgttttgtgttt
It includes:
- the LOC129745632 gene encoding uncharacterized protein LOC129745632 isoform X8, with the translated sequence MEFEEVEMEEDYLIEGDISDASPVKTSHEPAPKVARLVPKSEPSTSGRKIPIIRSAGAVVTPVRTAIRKPVQERPENNEHDAMVTESDKRVACIEEQLDAILARLAEREDQISYIRNSIAYTGKYMKKKIRALKRQHFTHCLNEGQHERKRLKLITFPIPDQEYFDRLEATLDDNEDLQKELITRFYMAPQDSAYKFFRWNLPLLFDNTIRYSWTGRASSLIAPNRIPACYLKTVRLLLKCGAEIFHQASADTLEKECRLALRHLHSSQDQVGKRRLAEMRKKRND